aagtaatacataatacattacgattttaaagtaacttgcccaacattGTTCACTACTAGACCTAAAATTGGTAGAATATTCCTGTGGCGTAGTCGGGTATAAACAATTGCTATCCCTCCTCCATGCcacagtagcctagtctcctgctcaacatgacattagctgttatgtttattgataacaaactcaactagcctactgatcaactcgttttcactactagcctaactataaaatacaagtctataccgaacgtttttgttctaagacatttatttcaaacataatttcaagacacaaattggatacttcagcgttaccttggtgcatacaTCCCAGAGAGcaggctaccacaccccagatAAATCAattgttgccatatggcaacacCATGCAATAGAGGGTTAACTGCATTTTTCAAGCACATTGATTAGAGAAGAGTTAGGGTTGAAAATCCTGAGCATGAGGATGATTTTGACACATGTGCGGAACCAAGGGTAGAAAAGAGCATAAATTATTGGATTTAGCGTGGAGTTTAGGTATAATAAAGTAAGACTTCCGTCAAGCACATCACCAATTATTTGATCTGGAATAAAAGAACTCATTGCAACAAATATGAAATAGGGTAACAAACATGTGACAAATACAACTACCAGAATTCCAAGTGTGGTGGCTGCTTTCCTCTCTGAAGCTTTAGGAACAATGTGCCCATACTTGCTATTCCTTGAGATGTGCTGGCCTTTTGCGTGCCTaatgttttttgcatgttttCTAGCAATGGCAAACATTTTCATACAAGAAACCATTATGACagaacatggcaaaacaaataCCAACATAAGGTCTATGACTGACCAAAGATTTTTTGCTGTTGCACTGCATTCTCCTAAGCACAGCATATCAGAAGTGGCAGGAccattaaaataaacaaaagtcATGTTGTAACAAAATGAAATCGACCACTTCATGTAGATGATAGTGGACATGCGTTTGGCTGTGACTTTGTTTGAATATTGAAATGGGTTGCTTAAAGCATACATACGATCTAGAGAAATTAAAGACACATTGTATATAGACACAAAGGTAACGTTTGTTGTACACAGTAAACAAACATAGCAAAGTATTTTGCTAACATGGAAGCATATGCTCTTTGATATGAAATGCAGGGGCAAGACCATAACACCAACCATCATGTCAGCTGTAGCAAGAGAAAAGATTAAGAAGTTTGTTGGCGTGTGGAGCTGCTTGAAATGAGAGATGGATATGACCACAAGCAAGTTCCCACAGACAGTCAATATGATGACTGGTGCATAAAGAATTACAAAAGTAAGTGGCACCTGTGCATGTTGAGTTGTGACATTAAAGCAACATTTCAGTTCATTCACAATGCTAATATTCATTGGTCTAATTACATGTGTTATGGCTTACTAATATTAGGTCAAAAACAATATCCCACTAAAAACAATATCCCAAGAGCAAAATCACTCTTGTGTTGAAACCAGGTTGTGAGGAGTGTGGGAGGTCCATAAGATGCAGACCCTCTGAGGTAGAAAGCTTTGAAGTGGTTGATTATATGTCCTGTGACAAGTTTAAATTTAGATTTCCTGATGCAAATAGGCTCTGTTTTGTGACATTGGTAGAGGTCTACGGCAGTGGTTTTCAATGTGGGGGCTGGGGCCCCCTGGTGGGCTGCGAGGGGGTGCcacagcaagttggaaggaaaaataaatatattttaaaatgttaaaatatacccattactatgagggttgttataaaATACCATTATAATACTTTGTTGCATAtctggggcggtggtagtgtagtggttaaggagctgggctagcgtgcagtagcctgaaagttgtcagttcaattcctggcttccaccgttgtgaccttgagcaaggcacttaaccccaagttgctccggggacaatgtgatcccttgtaatatagctgacatatgtaagtcactttggtcaagaagtgtttgctaaatgtaatgtaatgtaatctgaacattatattgtCCATGATAGTGGCTGGGAATAATAGTGGAGTAATAGCTCTTATACAGCAGAAaaccccaaatgcaattttcacacactgtatgctccatcatgaagtgcttttaGCTGAACTAATATTAGcctcatttattttacatttgcTGTAGTATTGTTGatggggttaataacacatcaacacatcaTTGGTCAGAACCTAGTGGCATTTGGGGGGCTTtgtcatggaaaagtttgggaacccctggtctaCGCTGTCGGAGTGCACTTCTAGTTAAAGGTTGCatcagcgattgcaggcccaaaaaaggcccaaacataaatgatcacattcatctaatctttcctaacgatctgctagctgcctgctCCATAAGAAGGCTGtcaaaaaacgcgtctctgtaggcagcctaagCTCTGAGAtcagcacacaaaaacaattgctaccaacaagtgttgccaaccactcaaaggcaaaactagatgtaccgagACCACAAAAATTGCTCAcgtttgtcaaattgtgttcatttcctactttgctccttttttgtgtttgtaacagagtgtgtgcagagtgtgtggttgtttttgtgtacatgtgtgcttcAGTGTGTTTATTAATGTAATGTGTGCCTCCAtgtagtttgtttgtgtgtgtgtgagtgtaggtgtgtgtgcatatgtgtgtgtgccagtggcgattgctgctctttggaacaggggaagctctgataaaaatggtcaattattaaattaatattattaaggtgctatattgttctttgagggcaaaattatcccaaaacccagaataggccaaacagtaggctatagagttgacatggcataatgtagcctacacctgttaccccgctgctcatccagctacactggctacctatggcggcccgcatcaaattcaagtctctaacgcttgcctacaaagtag
The nucleotide sequence above comes from Alosa sapidissima isolate fAloSap1 chromosome 6, fAloSap1.pri, whole genome shotgun sequence. Encoded proteins:
- the LOC121711982 gene encoding trace amine-associated receptor 13c-like translates to MFIEVKLIVNGETKIFESADLFNWLAMDGDVVIILTVCGNLLVVISISHFKQLHTPTNFLIFSLATADMMVGVMVLPLHFISKSICFHVSKILCYVCLLCTTNVTFVSIYNVSLISLDRMYALSNPFQYSNKVTAKRMSTIIYMKWSISFCYNMTFVYFNGPATSDMLCLGECSATAKNLWSVIDLMLVFVLPCSVIMVSCMKMFAIARKHAKNIRHAKGQHISRNSKYGHIVPKASERKAATTLGILVVVFVTCLLPYFIFVAMSSFIPDQIIGDVLDGSLTLLYLNSTLNPIIYALFYPWFRTCVKIILMLRIFNPNSSLINVLEKCS